Proteins encoded by one window of Erythrobacter sp.:
- a CDS encoding DUF2849 domain-containing protein, translating to MKILTGNDLGSGAVVWWDGRGWSTHISDAADASEEGEAIMAREEAARRVNVPYAIDAVMTADGPRPAHIKDRVRALGPTVRPDLAVRAAAEKGWDWVI from the coding sequence ATGAAAATCTTGACCGGGAACGATCTCGGCTCCGGCGCCGTGGTCTGGTGGGATGGCCGCGGCTGGTCCACGCACATCTCCGATGCTGCCGATGCCAGCGAGGAAGGCGAAGCGATCATGGCGCGCGAGGAAGCCGCGCGGCGGGTCAACGTGCCCTATGCGATCGACGCCGTGATGACCGCGGACGGCCCGCGTCCGGCACATATCAAGGACCGCGTGCGCGCACTGGGGCCAACCGTGCGCCCCGATCTCGCGGTGAGGGCAGCCGCTGAAAAAGGCTGGGACTGGGTGATCTGA
- a CDS encoding nitrite/sulfite reductase, whose amino-acid sequence MYKYDQYDQAMVDARVEEFRDQARRRFEGKITEEQFRPLRLMNGLYLQLHAYMLRVAIPYGTLDSRQMHALADIADRYDKGYGHFTTRQNIQYNWIKLDEAADLLADLAKVEMHAIQTSGNCIRNISSDHFAGAAADEVVDPRPYAELLRQWSSFHPEFSYLPRKFKIAVIASERDRAAMRLHDIGINIVRNAAGELGAAFYVGGGMGRTPMVAPLIRDFVPLDQLVTYSEACLRVYNRYGRRDNKYKARIKILVHELGAAEYARQVEEEFAHLLDQGVEPPLAELERIKTYFADKAFKTGLPLEADRSDPDFALWMDRNTHPHKAPGYVSAVISLKPVGGIPGDATAAQMHLMADLAREYSFDECRVMHTQNIVLPHVEIARLPELWAKLDEAGLGAANLDQIGDIIACPGLDYCSLANARSIPVAQKISERFAANGKSEVLGELKLKISGCINACGHHHAGHIGILGVDKKGTENYQLLLGGSEAEDASLAKITGPGFDEAGIVDAVEKVTETYLAQRQEGERFLDTYRRVGMDTFKEALYG is encoded by the coding sequence ATGTACAAGTACGACCAATATGACCAGGCAATGGTGGATGCGCGCGTGGAGGAATTCCGCGATCAGGCGCGCCGCCGTTTCGAAGGCAAGATCACCGAGGAACAGTTCCGCCCGCTGCGGCTGATGAACGGCCTCTACCTGCAATTGCACGCCTACATGCTGCGCGTCGCCATTCCCTATGGCACGCTCGACAGCCGGCAGATGCACGCGCTGGCGGACATCGCCGACAGGTACGACAAGGGCTACGGCCATTTCACCACCCGCCAGAACATCCAGTACAACTGGATCAAGCTGGACGAGGCGGCGGACCTTCTGGCGGACCTCGCCAAGGTGGAAATGCACGCCATCCAGACCAGCGGCAACTGCATCCGCAACATCAGTTCGGATCATTTCGCTGGCGCTGCGGCGGATGAGGTGGTGGACCCCCGCCCCTATGCGGAATTGCTGCGGCAGTGGTCCAGCTTCCACCCGGAATTCAGCTACCTGCCGCGCAAGTTCAAGATTGCGGTGATCGCCAGCGAGCGGGACCGGGCGGCGATGCGGCTGCACGATATCGGCATCAACATCGTCCGAAACGCTGCTGGCGAGCTGGGCGCGGCCTTTTATGTCGGCGGCGGCATGGGCCGCACCCCGATGGTCGCCCCGCTGATCCGCGACTTCGTCCCGCTCGACCAGCTGGTGACCTATTCCGAGGCCTGCCTGCGGGTCTACAATCGCTACGGGCGGCGCGACAACAAGTACAAGGCGCGGATCAAGATCCTCGTCCATGAACTGGGAGCGGCTGAGTACGCCCGCCAGGTGGAGGAGGAGTTCGCCCATCTGCTGGATCAGGGCGTGGAACCGCCGCTGGCCGAGCTGGAGCGGATCAAGACCTATTTCGCCGACAAGGCCTTCAAGACCGGCCTTCCTTTGGAAGCCGATCGTTCGGACCCCGATTTCGCGCTGTGGATGGACCGTAACACCCACCCGCACAAGGCGCCCGGCTATGTCTCGGCGGTCATCAGCCTCAAGCCCGTTGGCGGCATCCCTGGCGATGCCACGGCAGCGCAGATGCACCTGATGGCAGACCTCGCGCGCGAATACAGCTTCGACGAATGCCGGGTGATGCACACCCAGAACATCGTGCTGCCGCATGTCGAGATCGCCCGCCTGCCCGAACTGTGGGCTAAGCTGGACGAAGCTGGCCTCGGCGCGGCCAATCTGGATCAGATCGGCGATATTATCGCCTGCCCCGGCCTCGATTACTGTTCGCTCGCCAATGCCCGCTCGATCCCGGTGGCGCAGAAGATTTCCGAACGCTTTGCCGCCAACGGAAAGAGCGAGGTGCTGGGCGAACTGAAACTGAAGATTTCCGGCTGCATCAATGCCTGCGGGCACCACCATGCGGGCCACATCGGCATCCTCGGCGTCGACAAAAAGGGCACCGAAAATTACCAGCTCTTGCTCGGTGGCAGCGAGGCGGAAGATGCCTCGCTGGCGAAGATCACCGGCCCCGGCTTTGACGAGGCGGGCATTGTCGATGCCGTGGAAAAGGTCACCGAGACCTACCTCGCGCAGCGGCAGGAGGGCGAACGCTTCCTCGATACCTACCGCCGTGTCGGCATGGATACGTTCAAGGAGGCGCTTTATGGCTGA
- a CDS encoding phosphoadenylyl-sulfate reductase, translating to MGEAARKIDRIDTAPAFTQADADALNARFVGVDTLTMLRTLFAEGTLGKVAVVSSFGTESAVLLDLVARADASIPVIFVDTLKMFAETLAYRETLIERLGIRNSAVVQPDPAVLAAKDESGLRWSYDPDGCCDIRKVEPLARAKAGLDSWISGRKAFQSVTRQDIPRFEVEDGRLKLNPLGDWVKADLEAYFTERDLPRHPLEAKGFLSVGCAPCTSPVAPGEDPRAGRWRGWDKTECGIHTPGTDVPAEGELPPGYEPFL from the coding sequence ATGGGTGAAGCCGCTCGCAAGATCGACCGGATCGACACCGCGCCCGCCTTTACGCAAGCCGATGCCGATGCGCTCAACGCGCGCTTCGTCGGGGTCGACACATTGACCATGCTGCGCACCCTGTTTGCCGAAGGCACGCTGGGCAAGGTGGCGGTCGTCTCCAGCTTCGGCACCGAAAGCGCGGTGCTGCTCGATCTGGTCGCGCGAGCCGATGCGAGCATTCCGGTGATCTTCGTCGATACCCTCAAGATGTTCGCCGAGACGCTTGCCTATCGCGAGACGCTGATCGAACGGCTCGGCATCCGCAATTCCGCCGTGGTGCAGCCCGATCCGGCGGTGCTGGCAGCGAAGGACGAAAGTGGCCTCCGCTGGTCCTATGATCCGGACGGCTGCTGCGACATCCGCAAGGTGGAGCCGCTGGCACGCGCGAAGGCGGGGCTCGATAGCTGGATTTCAGGGCGCAAGGCGTTCCAGTCTGTCACCCGGCAGGATATTCCGCGCTTTGAAGTGGAAGACGGGCGATTGAAGCTCAATCCGCTGGGCGACTGGGTGAAGGCCGATCTCGAAGCCTATTTCACCGAGCGCGACCTGCCGCGCCACCCGCTGGAGGCCAAGGGCTTCCTATCGGTCGGCTGCGCGCCCTGCACTTCGCCGGTCGCTCCGGGCGAAGACCCGCGCGCGGGGCGCTGGCGTGGCTGGGACAAGACCGAATGCGGCATCCACACGCCGGGCACCGATGTCCCTGCGGAAGGTGAGCTGCCGCCGGGGTACGAACCCTTCCTGTAA
- a CDS encoding Bax inhibitor-1/YccA family protein, whose amino-acid sequence MANWNDDRVTRAGLGVSPSQTGDVAGRTTFDAGLRKHMLSIYNYMASAVLLTGVVAMLTARSGLAIQFAQGPMMWLVALSPLAIVFAMSFGRDKFSTGTLQALFWGFAVLMGLSLSTIFLVYTGGSIAATFFATAGAFAGLSLFGYTTQKDLSGWGSFLIMGVIGLIIASVINMFLQSEALMWAVSFIGVLVFAGLTAYDTQRLKQEYLAISQMKMTNPAVAAAYPMGKMVIMGALSLYLDFINMFLFLLRFMGAARE is encoded by the coding sequence ATGGCAAATTGGAACGACGACCGTGTGACCCGCGCGGGTCTCGGGGTGTCGCCGAGCCAGACGGGTGATGTCGCTGGCCGTACGACCTTCGACGCCGGCCTGCGCAAGCACATGCTTTCGATTTACAACTACATGGCCTCGGCCGTTCTGCTTACTGGTGTTGTGGCAATGCTCACTGCCCGTTCGGGACTGGCGATCCAGTTCGCGCAGGGGCCGATGATGTGGCTGGTGGCGCTTTCGCCGCTGGCGATCGTCTTCGCGATGAGCTTTGGGCGGGACAAGTTCTCGACCGGCACCTTGCAGGCTCTGTTCTGGGGCTTTGCGGTGCTGATGGGGCTTTCGCTCTCGACCATCTTCCTGGTCTATACCGGCGGTTCGATCGCCGCGACCTTCTTCGCCACGGCTGGTGCCTTCGCGGGTCTAAGCCTGTTCGGTTACACCACGCAGAAAGATCTGTCGGGTTGGGGTAGCTTCCTGATCATGGGCGTAATCGGCCTGATCATCGCCAGCGTCATCAACATGTTCCTCCAGTCCGAGGCGTTGATGTGGGCCGTTAGCTTCATCGGTGTGCTGGTGTTTGCGGGCCTTACGGCCTACGATACCCAGCGGCTGAAGCAGGAATACCTGGCGATTTCGCAAATGAAGATGACCAATCCCGCGGTGGCTGCGGCCTATCCGATGGGCAAGATGGTGATCATGGGGGCTCTCAGCCTGTACCTTGATTTCATCAATATGTTCCTGTTCCTGCTGCGCTTTATGGGCGCCGCCCGCGAATAG
- the obgE gene encoding GTPase ObgE — MHFLDQAKVFLKSGPGGPGAVSFRREKYVEYGGPDGGNGGKGGDIVMVAVPGLNTLIDFRYTQHFKAKRGGHGMGRDRYGAGSEDLVIEVPVGTQVISEDKEEVLFDFTHVGQREVILEGGIGGRGNASYKTSTNRAPRQHQIGMPGEEMWVWLRLKLLADVGLVGLPNAGKSTFINAVSNAGAKVGDYAFTTLVPKLGVVNHKGREFVLADIPGLIEGAADGAGIGDRFLGHIERCRVLLHLVDIQGEDPVEAMRVVEAELAAYGEGLEDKPRLVALNKIDLADAELAAAFSEELKQAGAEAVYPVSGATGAGIPALMDAVLAFLPDRTVTEQPGTIPQDGDVEAPAEEKPWSPL, encoded by the coding sequence ATGCATTTCCTAGATCAAGCAAAAGTCTTCCTGAAGAGCGGCCCCGGCGGCCCCGGAGCGGTCAGCTTCCGGCGGGAAAAGTATGTCGAATACGGTGGGCCGGACGGCGGAAACGGGGGCAAGGGCGGAGACATCGTGATGGTCGCGGTGCCCGGCCTCAATACCCTGATCGACTTTCGCTACACCCAGCATTTCAAGGCCAAGCGCGGCGGCCACGGCATGGGTCGCGATCGCTATGGCGCCGGGTCCGAAGACCTGGTGATCGAAGTGCCAGTGGGCACGCAGGTCATTTCCGAAGACAAGGAAGAGGTGCTGTTCGACTTCACCCATGTCGGCCAGCGCGAGGTTATTCTCGAAGGCGGGATCGGCGGGCGCGGCAATGCCTCATACAAGACGTCCACCAACCGCGCGCCGCGCCAGCACCAGATCGGGATGCCGGGCGAGGAAATGTGGGTCTGGCTGCGGCTGAAGCTGCTCGCCGATGTCGGCCTCGTCGGCCTGCCCAATGCTGGCAAGTCCACTTTTATCAATGCTGTTTCCAACGCCGGGGCCAAGGTGGGGGACTATGCCTTCACCACGCTGGTCCCCAAGCTTGGGGTAGTGAACCACAAGGGCCGCGAATTCGTGCTGGCGGATATTCCCGGGCTGATCGAAGGCGCGGCGGACGGGGCGGGTATTGGCGACCGGTTCCTTGGCCATATCGAACGCTGTCGGGTGCTGCTGCATCTGGTCGATATCCAGGGCGAGGACCCCGTCGAAGCCATGCGGGTGGTCGAAGCCGAACTTGCAGCTTACGGCGAGGGGCTGGAAGACAAGCCGCGACTGGTGGCGCTGAACAAGATCGACTTGGCCGATGCCGAACTGGCTGCGGCTTTCAGCGAGGAGTTGAAGCAGGCTGGGGCAGAGGCCGTATACCCCGTCTCCGGTGCAACCGGGGCCGGCATTCCCGCACTGATGGACGCGGTGCTCGCCTTTCTGCCCGATCGCACGGTGACCGAACAACCCGGTACAATTCCGCAGGACGGCGATGTCGAAGCACCGGCCGAGGAAAAGCCGTGGTCGCCGCTGTGA
- a CDS encoding pyrroline-5-carboxylate reductase has protein sequence MGYESILIVGCGNMAGAMLEGWLAGGLPKSVFTVVTPTRESVPGDVELLRELPEGRHFDAVVLGFKPHMLVAIAPTLQGVAGDGTDVFSVLAGVQLETLRECFPTAGGLVRVMPNLACALGKSPVALVAEERDDARREALLELMTPLGTPAWVSEDKFDLVTALAGSGPAFVYRFIEALGAAAVRLGLPEEQARELAIAMTEGATALAARSEHSPGRLADMVASPGGVTRKGLDVLDEGEALTQLITKTLRAARDRSVEMAREARD, from the coding sequence ATGGGGTACGAATCGATACTGATTGTTGGTTGCGGCAACATGGCCGGGGCGATGTTGGAAGGCTGGCTTGCGGGAGGTCTTCCCAAGTCCGTCTTCACCGTGGTCACTCCAACGCGGGAGAGCGTACCCGGCGATGTCGAACTGTTGCGCGAACTGCCCGAAGGCCGGCATTTCGATGCTGTGGTATTAGGCTTCAAGCCACATATGCTGGTCGCAATTGCGCCTACCCTGCAAGGGGTTGCGGGCGACGGGACCGATGTTTTCTCGGTGCTCGCCGGAGTGCAACTGGAAACCCTTCGTGAATGCTTTCCGACAGCCGGAGGACTCGTGCGGGTGATGCCCAATCTGGCCTGCGCGCTCGGCAAATCGCCGGTGGCGCTGGTGGCGGAGGAGCGCGACGATGCGCGTCGTGAGGCACTGCTGGAATTGATGACCCCTCTCGGCACGCCTGCCTGGGTGAGCGAAGACAAGTTTGATCTGGTTACCGCGCTGGCGGGCAGCGGTCCGGCCTTTGTCTACCGCTTCATCGAAGCGCTGGGCGCAGCGGCGGTAAGGCTCGGCCTGCCGGAGGAACAGGCGCGCGAACTGGCGATTGCCATGACCGAGGGCGCGACAGCACTGGCAGCACGTTCGGAGCACTCTCCCGGGAGGCTTGCGGACATGGTCGCCAGCCCAGGCGGGGTGACGCGAAAGGGTCTGGATGTGCTGGATGAAGGCGAGGCGCTGACCCAGCTCATCACCAAGACCTTGCGCGCAGCGCGTGATCGCAGTGTGGAAATGGCCCGCGAGGCTCGCGATTGA
- a CDS encoding DUF934 domain-containing protein — MADDLGTGRDEVQFRFRSDELPDGSQVTVDAFLGQTNAVAVRIEPGDDARALLPHLGRIRLVEVNFPTFGDGRGYSAARVLREHGYTGELRAVGDVLVDQIAYMRRCGFDSFAPDRPLDEADVEAAFSRWPHDYQAAADAAVPIWKLRHG; from the coding sequence ATGGCTGATGATCTTGGCACCGGGCGCGACGAAGTGCAGTTCCGCTTCCGCAGCGACGAACTGCCCGATGGGTCGCAGGTCACCGTCGACGCTTTCCTCGGCCAGACCAATGCTGTTGCCGTGCGGATCGAGCCGGGCGACGATGCGCGTGCGCTGCTGCCGCATCTGGGCCGCATCCGGCTGGTGGAAGTGAACTTCCCGACCTTTGGTGACGGGCGCGGGTATTCCGCAGCGCGTGTCCTGCGCGAACACGGCTACACCGGCGAGTTGCGCGCGGTGGGAGATGTGCTGGTGGACCAGATCGCCTACATGCGGCGCTGCGGATTCGACAGCTTTGCCCCTGATCGCCCGCTTGACGAGGCCGATGTCGAGGCCGCCTTTAGCCGTTGGCCGCACGACTATCAGGCTGCCGCCGATGCCGCCGTGCCGATCTGGAAACTGCGTCATGGGTGA
- a CDS encoding NAD(P)H-binding protein, with protein MKLAITGATGFVGQAVLDEAARRGLPVRALARRAQEERDGVEWVAGDLSANIALRELLDGCDAVLHIAGVVSAPDSAGFTAGNVTGTQNVVEAARQAGVSRFVHVSSLAAREPGLSVYGHSKRLAEEVVQVSGLDWTVIRPPAVYGPRDTEILELFKAARWHVVPMPPPGRSSIIHVSDLARLLLDLVQVDSVSQRIFEPDDGRAGGWSHRELAQSIGKAMGKRVWSPNVPRSVLAGAARLDRLLRGGRAKLTPDRARYMAHPDWVSDPAKAVPGEAWQAQIGGEQGLASTAEWYRRHGWL; from the coding sequence GTGAAGCTGGCGATTACCGGCGCCACCGGCTTCGTGGGGCAGGCAGTGCTCGACGAAGCAGCGCGGCGGGGCTTGCCGGTGCGGGCGCTGGCACGGCGCGCGCAGGAGGAGCGCGACGGTGTGGAATGGGTGGCTGGCGATCTTTCCGCCAACATTGCCTTACGTGAACTGTTGGACGGATGCGATGCCGTTTTGCACATCGCCGGGGTAGTCAGTGCGCCCGATTCAGCCGGATTCACGGCAGGCAATGTCACCGGAACCCAAAACGTGGTGGAGGCGGCGCGGCAAGCGGGGGTGTCGCGCTTCGTCCATGTCTCCAGTCTGGCCGCGCGCGAGCCGGGATTGTCCGTCTATGGCCATTCGAAGCGGCTGGCGGAAGAAGTGGTCCAAGTCAGCGGACTCGACTGGACAGTGATCCGTCCTCCTGCCGTTTACGGCCCGCGCGACACCGAGATTCTCGAACTGTTCAAGGCCGCGCGCTGGCATGTCGTGCCGATGCCACCGCCAGGACGCAGTTCGATCATTCATGTGAGCGATCTGGCGCGGCTGTTGCTCGATCTTGTGCAAGTCGACAGCGTATCGCAGCGAATTTTCGAGCCGGACGATGGACGCGCAGGCGGCTGGTCCCATCGCGAACTGGCGCAGTCCATCGGCAAGGCAATGGGCAAGCGCGTCTGGTCGCCCAACGTGCCGCGCAGCGTACTCGCAGGCGCAGCGCGCCTTGACAGGCTGCTTCGTGGCGGTCGCGCCAAGCTGACCCCCGACCGCGCACGGTATATGGCACATCCGGACTGGGTGAGCGATCCGGCCAAAGCAGTGCCCGGCGAAGCCTGGCAGGCGCAAATCGGCGGCGAACAAGGGCTTGCATCCACCGCAGAATGGTATCGCCGACACGGATGGTTGTAA
- a CDS encoding mechanosensitive ion channel, whose translation MTATVENPLETPPPTAPAETASPSPAPLPESTPAPVDTDSAAEEAVAGAEALRDAMSESTPTVAGLIDRLDAFGFSVADTRFSLWTVLVLVLVVVGVFVFARLSTKLAKSGLRRATRLDSSQRLLAEKLLTVALWAFAILIGIDILGIDLTALAVFSGAFGLAIGFGLQKTFGNLIAGIILLMDKSIKPGDVIAIADQAGNETFGQIRKIGIRAVSITTRDEREYLIPNENLMINQVENWSYSSKKVRMQVHVGVAYGADMKLAQELMLEAARACKRVLDSPSPTVWMQAYGESSVDFAIHCWIEDPEMGVGNVRSEVLNNLWDLFQANRIEIPFPQRDLNLRDNEQFQQLVAAISQRVESNRDK comes from the coding sequence ATGACAGCTACAGTTGAGAATCCGCTCGAGACGCCGCCCCCCACGGCGCCTGCCGAGACCGCCAGTCCTTCACCCGCGCCACTGCCGGAAAGCACACCCGCGCCAGTCGATACCGATAGCGCCGCCGAGGAAGCTGTGGCCGGAGCCGAAGCCCTTCGCGATGCCATGTCCGAAAGCACTCCGACCGTGGCGGGCCTGATCGACCGGCTTGATGCCTTCGGCTTCTCGGTCGCCGATACCCGTTTCTCGCTGTGGACCGTCTTGGTGCTGGTGCTGGTGGTCGTCGGCGTGTTCGTCTTCGCCCGCCTCAGCACCAAGCTGGCGAAATCCGGCCTGCGACGCGCAACCCGGCTGGATTCTTCGCAACGGCTGCTGGCGGAAAAGCTGCTGACGGTGGCGCTGTGGGCTTTCGCAATTCTGATCGGGATCGACATCCTCGGGATCGATCTAACCGCCTTGGCGGTGTTCTCAGGCGCGTTCGGCCTCGCCATCGGCTTTGGCCTGCAAAAGACCTTCGGCAACCTGATTGCCGGGATCATCCTGCTGATGGACAAGTCGATCAAGCCGGGGGACGTGATCGCGATTGCCGACCAGGCAGGCAACGAAACTTTCGGCCAGATCCGGAAGATCGGCATTCGCGCCGTATCGATCACCACGCGGGACGAGCGTGAATATCTGATTCCGAACGAAAACCTGATGATCAACCAGGTCGAGAACTGGTCCTACTCGTCAAAGAAGGTGCGCATGCAGGTTCATGTAGGAGTGGCCTATGGCGCCGACATGAAGCTGGCGCAGGAGCTGATGCTCGAAGCAGCGCGTGCGTGCAAGCGCGTGCTGGACAGTCCCTCTCCGACCGTGTGGATGCAGGCCTACGGCGAAAGCAGTGTGGATTTTGCGATCCACTGCTGGATCGAAGACCCGGAAATGGGCGTCGGCAATGTCCGCTCGGAAGTGCTCAACAATCTGTGGGACCTGTTCCAGGCCAACCGGATCGAAATCCCGTTCCCGCAGCGCGATCTAAACTTGCGCGATAACGAGCAATTCCAGCAGCTTGTTGCGGCGATTTCGCAGCGCGTCGAAAGCAATCGCGACAAGTAG
- a CDS encoding YbjN domain-containing protein gives MIADRATMESSEDAAPVEMLTALFEAHGWECEQVSEDEVSVEIPGSWTTYQLRAIWRREDHVLQLLCLPEIRVGEEKRRVAYELLALINEQLWLGHFDIWSQGGMLLYRHGLMLGDEGLLSLDMAQLAIDTAVAECDRFYPAFQFVLWGDKGPREALDAALVDAAGEA, from the coding sequence ATGATTGCCGACCGCGCAACGATGGAATCGTCAGAAGATGCCGCTCCGGTGGAAATGCTCACTGCGCTGTTCGAAGCGCATGGGTGGGAATGCGAGCAAGTTTCGGAAGACGAGGTTTCAGTCGAGATTCCGGGGAGTTGGACCACTTACCAGCTCCGGGCGATCTGGCGGCGTGAGGACCACGTGCTGCAATTGCTCTGCCTGCCGGAGATTCGGGTGGGAGAGGAAAAACGCAGAGTCGCCTACGAGTTGCTGGCGCTGATCAACGAACAGCTCTGGCTCGGCCATTTCGACATCTGGTCGCAGGGAGGCATGCTGCTTTATCGACACGGCCTTATGCTCGGCGACGAAGGGCTGCTAAGCCTCGACATGGCGCAACTCGCCATAGACACTGCCGTAGCCGAATGCGATCGCTTCTATCCTGCCTTCCAGTTCGTGCTGTGGGGCGACAAGGGCCCCCGAGAGGCACTTGACGCGGCACTGGTGGATGCCGCCGGAGAGGCGTAA
- the cobA gene encoding uroporphyrinogen-III C-methyltransferase: MQSGTIYLVGAGPGDPELLTLRAARLIGSASLIVHDGLVDPAILALAHCDARLVSVAKQRARHTLAQDDINALLVREALAGRDVVRLKGGDPFVFGRGGEEMESAQAAGVRVKVVPGISAANGAAAAAGIPLTHRDAASVVSFVAGQCKGLSEQDWSGLAGKGRTLVIYMGVKTAPQIAEKLMADGLAPDMPLAVIENACRADMRVLRGPLAALPDLVLAERVKSPALIIIGEVTARDNLALATLAAEFAA; the protein is encoded by the coding sequence ATGCAAAGTGGCACCATCTATCTTGTCGGCGCGGGCCCGGGCGATCCGGAACTGTTGACACTACGCGCGGCGCGACTGATCGGCAGCGCCAGCCTTATCGTGCATGATGGGCTGGTCGATCCGGCCATCCTGGCGCTGGCACACTGCGATGCGCGGCTTGTCTCCGTCGCCAAGCAGCGCGCGCGGCATACGCTGGCTCAAGACGATATCAACGCGCTGCTGGTGCGCGAAGCGCTGGCCGGGCGCGATGTGGTGCGGCTCAAAGGCGGCGATCCGTTCGTCTTCGGGCGCGGCGGTGAAGAGATGGAATCTGCGCAGGCTGCGGGCGTGCGGGTCAAGGTCGTCCCCGGCATTTCCGCCGCCAACGGAGCCGCCGCCGCTGCGGGCATTCCGCTCACGCATCGTGACGCGGCCAGCGTGGTCAGCTTCGTGGCGGGCCAGTGCAAGGGGCTGTCCGAGCAGGACTGGTCCGGCCTCGCCGGCAAGGGCCGCACGCTGGTGATCTACATGGGCGTGAAGACCGCGCCCCAGATCGCCGAGAAGCTGATGGCGGACGGCCTTGCCCCCGACATGCCGCTGGCCGTGATCGAGAACGCCTGCCGCGCGGACATGCGCGTGCTGCGCGGGCCGCTCGCCGCCCTGCCCGATCTGGTTCTGGCGGAGCGAGTGAAGAGCCCCGCCCTCATCATCATCGGCGAAGTTACCGCGCGGGACAACCTCGCGCTCGCCACCCTTGCTGCGGAGTTTGCTGCATGA
- a CDS encoding glutamate 5-kinase has product MPIQTLLDFRDPAICKRLVIKIGSALLVDSTGRVHGEWLRSVVNDIWTARELGMEVVVVSSGSIAIGAKKLNLTHGGRRTLSEAQAAASVGQIDLASAWSNLLGQRGLIAAQMLLTLDDFETRRRYLNISATLRRLLKSGVVPVVNENDTIATGEIRFGDNDRLAARVAQACSADGVLLLTDVDGLYDRHPDHPDAERLAQVDGVTPEIHAMADSGSGSGLGSGGMTAKLLAAEIAERAGIALAIIDGRPEMPLARAMASQAGTLFLPQRDESGRRAWIGGRMRFNGAITVDDGCVAALHDGKSVLAAGITRAEGDFSRADIIEVKDVTGRVIAKGLVEYDVDDVEAIMGKQSAEQEAILGHAPRSAVIHRDHLVLM; this is encoded by the coding sequence ATGCCCATCCAGACCCTCCTCGACTTCCGCGATCCTGCTATCTGCAAGCGACTGGTGATAAAGATCGGCAGTGCGCTGCTGGTGGATAGCACCGGCAGGGTGCACGGCGAATGGCTGCGCAGCGTGGTCAACGATATCTGGACTGCGCGCGAACTGGGCATGGAAGTAGTCGTGGTCAGCTCCGGTTCGATAGCCATCGGCGCGAAAAAGCTGAACCTGACGCACGGCGGGCGGCGCACACTCTCCGAAGCACAGGCTGCGGCCTCGGTAGGACAGATCGATCTGGCATCGGCCTGGTCCAATTTGCTTGGCCAGCGTGGCCTGATCGCGGCGCAGATGCTGCTCACGCTGGACGACTTCGAAACCCGTCGGCGTTATCTCAATATTTCCGCCACCCTGCGTCGGCTGCTCAAGAGCGGCGTGGTGCCGGTGGTGAACGAGAATGACACCATTGCCACCGGCGAAATCCGCTTCGGTGATAATGACCGGCTGGCCGCGCGGGTGGCGCAGGCCTGCTCCGCCGATGGTGTTTTGCTGCTGACCGATGTCGATGGTCTGTATGATCGGCACCCCGATCACCCCGATGCGGAGCGGCTGGCGCAGGTGGACGGAGTGACACCGGAAATTCACGCAATGGCCGATTCGGGTTCCGGCTCCGGTCTGGGTTCAGGCGGGATGACTGCCAAATTGCTGGCAGCGGAAATCGCCGAGAGGGCCGGGATCGCTCTGGCAATCATCGATGGCCGACCGGAAATGCCGCTTGCCCGCGCAATGGCATCGCAGGCGGGCACCTTGTTCCTGCCCCAGCGCGATGAAAGCGGGCGGCGCGCATGGATCGGCGGACGGATGCGCTTCAACGGCGCTATAACAGTGGATGACGGCTGCGTGGCGGCGCTGCACGACGGCAAGAGCGTGCTGGCAGCGGGAATCACGCGGGCGGAAGGCGATTTTTCGCGCGCCGATATCATCGAGGTCAAGGATGTCACCGGACGGGTGATTGCCAAGGGACTGGTCGAATACGATGTCGATGATGTCGAGGCGATCATGGGCAAGCAGAGCGCCGAGCAGGAAGCAATTCTCGGCCATGCTCCCCGATCGGCGGTGATCCACCGCGATCATCTGGTCCTGATGTGA